In Fusarium musae strain F31 chromosome 7, whole genome shotgun sequence, a single window of DNA contains:
- a CDS encoding hypothetical protein (EggNog:ENOG41~CAZy:GT1) — protein MKILLHSHFPAGHAYPMQAVAQSLIRRGHQVTWLTSASNEARVLAVGATFVPTSAIAIIDEPLIAANETGILDREYSRLQIRLLAQVTDYRRVLRDFKADVLLVDVMPYGARALCELGEVPVYATLGVIPMYMSSWGAPQAVSGEGPATSWVGLIWNHILHLISQWILLPLLLRPIINAQRRELGLKDLSYGEPIEAFTYSPYLHIQASSPSLEFKLLPKPPKQREHTKFVGPVVTQVPTSLAQLPPDWDEIVAHPRVVGITQGTLAMDPTSLIIPAIEALSDDPDLLLVVASPHVEEITSRIGEPPNVRFIRWIPYHLFLPQLCLLITNGGYGSITQALSHKVPLICAGQTEDKKDTAARVSWARAGIDLQTDNPSTEQVRTAARTILDDPGFVERAGHLGDELNELGGAERASELLEELVESRAR, from the coding sequence ATGaagatcctcctccactctCACTTCCCAGCCGGCCATGCCTACCCAATGCAAGCTGTAGCCCAATCCCTCATCCGCCGCGGTCACCAAGTAACATGGCTCACCAGCGCCTCCAACGAAGCCCGCGTCCTCGCCGTAGGCGCAACATTCGTCCCGACAAGCGCCATAGCCATCATCGATGAGCCCCTTATCGCCGCTAATGAGACTGGAATTCTCGACAGGGAGTACTCGCGGCTTCAGATCAGGCTTCTGGCGCAGGTGACGGATTACCGTCGGGTGTTGAGGGACTTTAAAGCAgatgttcttctcgtcgatgTGATGCCGTATGGAGCGAGAGCTTTGTGTGAGCTTGGCGAGGTTCCGGTCTATGCGACGCTGGGGGTGATTCCGATGTACATGTCGAGTTGGGGAGCGCCTCAGGCTGTTTCGGGGGAGGGTCCGGCGACGTCGTGGGTTGGATTGATCTGGAATCATATTCTTCATCTTATTAGCCAGTGGATTCTTCTGCCGTTGCTTTTGAGGCCGATCATAAATGCCCAGAGGAGGGAATTGGGCTTGAAGGACTTGTCGTATGGGGAGCCGATCGAGGCTTTCACTTACAGCCCCTATCTCCACATCCAGGCTTCGTCGCCGTCGCTGGAGTTCAAGTTACTGCCGAAGCCGCCGAAACAGCGGGAGCATACTAAGTTCGTTGGACCGGTAGTTACCCAAGTACCAACCAGTCTTGCCCAGCTACCCCCTGACTGGGATGAGATAGTTGCGCATCCTCGTGTTGTTGGTATTACACAAGGCACTTTAGCCATGGACCCAACATCCTTGATCATACCCGCGATTGAGGCGCTCTCTGATGATCCAGATCTGCTTCTTGTAGTCGCTTCGCCACATGTAGAAGAGATCACATCGAGAATAGGGGAGCCGCCAAATGTGCGCTTCATCAGATGGATACCGTACCATCTCTTCCTCCCACAGCTCTgcctcctcatcaccaacggcGGTTACGGAAGCATAACGCAAGCGCTGTCGCATAAAGTGCCACTGATCTGCGCTGGGCAAACAGAGGATAAGAAGGACACAGCAGCACGGGTCAGCTGGGCAAGAGCAGGCATCGATTTGCAGACGGATAATCCTTCAACGGAACAGGTTCGAACGGCGGCGAGGACGATACTGGACGATCCAGGCTTCGTGGAGAGGGCGGGGCATCTGGGTGACGAACTCAATGAACTTGGCGGCGCGGAACGAGCTTCGGAGCTTTTGGAGGAACTGGTAGAATCTAGAGCAAGATAA
- a CDS encoding hypothetical protein (EggNog:ENOG41): MHFKVREIVLEIPTWVAVHGALEDKIVLAPRPGECHGPALDDQGPSPGSEDENQDEDENPLLDVDGDTGAAGKGDVDNDDHVEQLE, encoded by the exons ATGCACTTCAAGGTTCGAG AGATCGTACTCGAAATACCGACGTGGGTAGCAGTGCATGGTGCTTTAGAAGACAAAATCGTCCTCGCCCCAAGGCCAGGCGAATGCCATGGGCCAGCGCTCGACGATCAGGGGCCATCCCCAGGCTCGGAAGACGAGAaccaagacgaggatgagaatcCACTCCTGGATGTGGATGGTGATACCGGCGCCGCCGGGAAGGGGGATGTCGATAACGATGACCATGTTGAACAGTTGGAATGA
- a CDS encoding hypothetical protein (EggNog:ENOG41) → MFKIRKIKNKLKIRRRLKKDAAAAANVTHEVIGLVSLERVISNAFVGAALEMNTLAASMGNMSVQQGPRGVDRGRHQSFFTLNPPQGNPFAAAGAAKYSWTAHLPSAFPLYPATSFTMDKAAKIKFKVRKFLAKIKVRRLLAKDANAADVTCSPRALVALESQLVRLCEICTVCLGLNGVQVNAYSVELAHSDELRLQRNRDFDG, encoded by the exons ATGTTCAAGATCCgaaagatcaagaacaaaCTCAAGATCCGCCGCCGCCTGAAGAAAGACGCAGCAGCCGCCGCGAACGTCACCCACGAGGTGATCGGGCTTGTCAGTCTCGAACGAGT AATATCCAATGCCTTTGTAGGCGCTGCGCTCGAGATGAACACCTTGGCTGCCAGCATGGGCAACATGTCTGTGCAGCAAGGCCCTCGTGGTGTCGACCGAGGTCGCCACCAGAGTTTCTTCACTCTCAACCCCCCACAGGGCAACCCCTTCGCGGCAGCTGGCGCTGCTA AATATTCATGGACAGCACATTTGCCCTCAGCATTCCCTCTGTATCCGGCAACCTCATTCACCATGGACAaagctgccaagatcaagttcaaggtgCGAAAGTTCTTGGCCAAAATCAAGGTCCGTCGCCTCCTCGCAAAGGATGCCAACGCGGCCGACGTCACATGCTCGCCTCGGGCCCTGGTTGCGTTGGAGTCACAGCTCGTCCGATTGTGCGAGATCTGCACTGTATGTCTTGGTTTGAACGGTGTTCAAGTCAATGCATACAGTGTCGAACTTGCACACTCGGACGAGCTGCGACTCCAACGCAACCGGGACTTTGATGGCTAA